A genomic window from Variovorax paradoxus includes:
- a CDS encoding YraN family protein produces MKTTTTKHRGDAAEDAALDYLRDAGLLLLARNYRTPGRGGGEIDLIMRDPRGSSGGTLVFVEVRQRSAGTHGGAGGSITGLKQRRIVFAAQHYLSRLRAVPPCRFDVVLVEEKITWLQGAFDAG; encoded by the coding sequence ATGAAGACCACCACAACGAAGCATCGGGGCGATGCGGCGGAAGACGCCGCGCTCGACTACCTGCGGGACGCCGGCCTGTTGCTGCTCGCGCGCAATTATCGGACGCCCGGGCGCGGCGGCGGCGAGATCGACCTGATCATGCGCGATCCGCGCGGCTCCTCAGGCGGCACGCTGGTGTTCGTCGAGGTCCGCCAGCGCAGCGCCGGCACGCACGGCGGCGCGGGCGGCAGCATCACCGGGCTGAAACAGCGGCGCATCGTGTTCGCCGCGCAGCACTACCTGAGCCGGCTGCGCGCGGTGCCGCCATGCCGTTTCGACGTGGTGCTGGTCGAGGAGAAAATCACCTGGCTTCAAGGCGCCTTCGACGCCGGCTGA
- a CDS encoding SIS domain-containing protein: MLEQRIQQHFIDSADLKYQTGPVLSKPISQAMQAILACVTSGGKVLACGAGVSGLLAAQFAAQFVGRFERERPELGAIALPGDTTDPEADSASAADSDRFARQVRALGQAGDVLLALSASGQSASVLAAVAAAHERDMTVVALLGNAVSGVPSAPGAGSSGSGGAIGRALRETDVQISVPHERAARIHEIHQIALHCLCDGVDAQLLGEQEASS, from the coding sequence ATGCTCGAGCAACGTATTCAGCAGCACTTCATCGATAGTGCCGACCTCAAATACCAGACCGGACCGGTCCTCAGCAAACCCATCTCTCAAGCGATGCAGGCCATCCTGGCCTGTGTGACCAGCGGCGGCAAGGTGCTGGCTTGCGGCGCCGGTGTGTCTGGCCTGCTGGCGGCCCAGTTCGCCGCGCAGTTCGTGGGCCGCTTCGAACGCGAGCGGCCCGAGCTCGGCGCCATCGCGCTGCCAGGCGACACCACCGACCCCGAGGCCGACAGCGCCAGTGCTGCGGACTCCGATCGCTTTGCCCGCCAGGTGCGTGCGCTCGGCCAGGCCGGCGACGTGCTGCTCGCTCTGAGCGCCAGCGGGCAGTCCGCGTCGGTGCTGGCCGCGGTGGCTGCAGCGCACGAGCGCGATATGACCGTGGTCGCGCTGCTGGGCAATGCCGTTTCGGGCGTGCCCTCGGCTCCGGGCGCGGGCAGCAGCGGCTCGGGCGGCGCCATCGGCCGCGCGCTGCGCGAAACCGACGTCCAGATCAGCGTGCCGCACGAGCGTGCGGCACGCATCCACGAAATCCACCAGATCGCGCTGCATTGCCTGTGCGACGGCGTGGATGCCCAGTTACTCGGAGAACAGGAAGCTTCCTCATGA
- a CDS encoding BON domain-containing protein — translation MTMTTMKTTSTQRFALALTLGAALVAGLSACVPLVVGGAAVVGVGMVATDRRSSGAQLDDQGIELRAAARVRDIANDQMYVSVTSFNRQVLLTGAVGSDADRRRVEDEVSRIVNVRSVVNELTIGASSTFQDRSNDLYITGKVKASLLDAKDIFANSFKVVTERGTVYLMGIATRRETDRATEITRGISGVVKVVRVVEIVSEADLAASQAANQAAAQRGGTGPAPVTSASPSTPSSSSSTSRVPLPPMDPLPGSGSTSTQPSGNATTSPVR, via the coding sequence ATGACCATGACGACCATGAAGACGACATCGACCCAGCGTTTCGCCCTTGCCCTGACCCTGGGCGCCGCATTGGTTGCAGGCCTTTCTGCCTGCGTGCCGCTCGTCGTGGGTGGCGCGGCCGTGGTGGGCGTGGGCATGGTGGCCACCGACCGCCGCAGCTCGGGCGCGCAACTGGATGACCAGGGCATCGAGCTGCGTGCCGCGGCCCGCGTGCGCGACATCGCCAACGACCAGATGTACGTGAGCGTCACCAGCTTCAACCGCCAGGTGCTGCTGACCGGCGCCGTGGGCAGCGATGCCGACCGCCGCCGCGTCGAGGACGAGGTGAGCCGCATCGTGAACGTGCGCTCGGTGGTGAACGAACTGACCATCGGCGCCTCGAGCACCTTCCAGGACCGCTCGAACGACCTCTACATCACCGGCAAGGTGAAGGCCTCGCTGCTCGACGCCAAGGACATCTTCGCCAATTCCTTCAAGGTGGTGACCGAGCGCGGCACGGTCTACCTGATGGGCATCGCCACGCGGCGCGAAACCGACCGCGCCACCGAAATCACGCGCGGCATCTCGGGTGTGGTGAAGGTGGTGCGGGTGGTCGAGATAGTGAGCGAGGCAGACCTGGCAGCCAGCCAGGCGGCGAACCAGGCTGCGGCGCAGCGCGGCGGCACGGGCCCGGCGCCGGTGACGTCGGCCTCGCCGTCCACGCCTTCGTCGTCGTCTTCCACCTCGCGCGTGCCGCTGCCGCCGATGGATCCGCTGCCTGGGTCGGGCTCCACGTCGACGCAGCCTTCGGGCAACGCGACGACCTCGCCGGTGCGCTGA
- a CDS encoding NAD(P)-dependent oxidoreductase produces MSSINTRTYESVPAQTVAFLGLGVMGGPMAGHLAKAGHSVTVYNRTPAKAQAWAAEFGPPGRHAATPREAAAGADIVFCCVGNDDDLRSVVLGDDGAFAGMKKGAVLVDHTTASADVARELSKAAQALGLHFIDAPVSGGQAGAQNGALTVMCGGDAAAFERIKPVAMAFSRAVTLLGESGAGQLAKMVNQIAIAGLVQGLSEAIAFGQRAGLDMEAVLGVISKGAAQSWQMENRGKTMIEGKFDYGFAVDWMRKDLGLVLDEAKRNGARVPVTALVDQFYADVQQAGGRRWDTSSLIIRLK; encoded by the coding sequence ATGAGCAGCATCAATACCCGCACCTACGAATCCGTCCCCGCACAGACAGTGGCTTTCCTCGGCCTCGGCGTCATGGGCGGCCCCATGGCAGGCCACCTGGCCAAGGCCGGCCACAGCGTCACGGTCTACAACCGCACACCCGCCAAGGCACAAGCCTGGGCCGCCGAGTTCGGCCCGCCCGGGCGCCATGCCGCCACCCCGCGCGAAGCAGCCGCTGGCGCCGACATCGTGTTCTGCTGCGTCGGCAACGACGACGACCTGCGCTCGGTGGTACTGGGCGACGACGGCGCTTTCGCCGGCATGAAGAAGGGCGCCGTGCTGGTCGACCACACGACCGCCTCGGCCGACGTGGCGCGCGAACTCTCCAAGGCCGCACAGGCGCTGGGCCTGCACTTCATCGACGCGCCCGTCTCGGGCGGCCAGGCCGGCGCGCAGAACGGCGCGCTCACCGTGATGTGCGGCGGCGACGCGGCGGCATTCGAACGCATCAAGCCGGTGGCCATGGCGTTCTCGCGCGCGGTCACGCTGCTGGGCGAAAGCGGCGCCGGCCAGCTCGCGAAGATGGTGAACCAGATCGCCATCGCGGGCCTGGTGCAGGGCCTGTCTGAAGCCATTGCCTTCGGCCAGCGCGCCGGGCTCGACATGGAGGCCGTGCTGGGCGTCATCAGCAAGGGCGCGGCCCAGAGCTGGCAGATGGAAAACCGCGGCAAGACCATGATCGAAGGCAAGTTCGACTACGGCTTCGCGGTCGACTGGATGCGCAAGGACCTGGGCCTGGTGCTCGACGAAGCCAAGCGCAACGGCGCGCGCGTGCCGGTGACAGCGCTGGTCGACCAGTTCTACGCCGACGTGCAGCAGGCCGGCGGGCGGCGCTGGGACACGTCGAGCCTCATCATTCGACTCAAATGA
- a CDS encoding MerR family transcriptional regulator, which translates to MTEASPAKTITVRDAAARLDVTPRTLKYYEELGIVVPVRSEGGYRLYEQADLDKLARVLRMRSLGFSLTAITTMLQQPMEAPAEGGRPRLSNASLKTLRETLTEQLGTLDARVAQVRRELKEAASLQAQIRRDLDYVERRLAGEPVEEALEQRRKERPAS; encoded by the coding sequence ATGACTGAAGCGAGCCCCGCCAAGACCATCACCGTGCGCGATGCCGCGGCCCGGCTCGACGTGACTCCGCGCACGCTCAAGTACTACGAGGAACTGGGCATCGTGGTGCCGGTGCGCAGCGAGGGCGGCTACCGCCTGTACGAGCAGGCCGACCTCGACAAGCTGGCGCGCGTGCTTCGCATGCGCTCGCTGGGTTTTTCGCTCACGGCCATCACCACGATGCTGCAGCAGCCGATGGAGGCGCCGGCCGAAGGCGGGCGCCCGCGGCTGTCGAATGCGTCACTAAAGACGCTGCGCGAAACGCTCACCGAGCAGCTGGGCACGCTCGATGCGCGCGTGGCGCAGGTCCGCCGCGAGCTCAAGGAGGCGGCTTCGCTACAGGCTCAAATACGGCGCGACCTCGACTATGTGGAGCGCCGCCTCGCCGGCGAGCCGGTAGAAGAGGCGCTCGAGCAGCGCCGTAAGGAACGGCCGGCGTCATGA
- a CDS encoding MFS transporter, whose amino-acid sequence MNTSALAWPSRGNAAAALLPWAIGLVTAIDYFDNALFAFFASYIAGGVNASPDELVWASSAYALGAVLGILHQHAWIERLGYRRYLAVCMFAFALGGVGAALCDSSMQLTLARAVQGYFVGPMLGACRILIQIGIPPARRAKALKAFMVLIVFGGALAPIAGAFLVTNFDWRWLFASTAPAAALIGLLVLWTLPDIGDVEPHERTEPHYVAYVVFALAQAALQVVLTRSHFELFTGSPALIGLTIAGVAGLAWFGWQQWQHPAPLVRLHALRNASFRVGLALYVVYYYLSTGFSYLLPRMMEGGLGFTVGNTGYFTGAASLATGLLVFVYLKYSARLARKKWLIVTGFGIAALAAWWLSRVTPQAGREALLVPLLLRGLLMLFVVLPVANLTFKPFAAEEFAHGYRLKNLVRQLAISFATSSVIALQQHRLALHEVRLGESANAANASFMQALDSLTRGFAAVGHAAGEAHAMALGTLYRTLEQQATFMASLDGFTAMAVVALAAGIFAAWQRTID is encoded by the coding sequence ATGAACACTTCGGCTCTGGCGTGGCCTTCGCGCGGTAATGCCGCGGCCGCGCTGCTGCCCTGGGCCATCGGCCTCGTCACGGCCATCGACTATTTCGACAACGCGCTGTTCGCCTTCTTCGCCAGCTACATCGCCGGCGGCGTCAACGCCTCGCCCGACGAACTGGTGTGGGCTTCGAGCGCCTATGCGTTGGGCGCGGTGCTCGGCATCCTGCATCAGCATGCGTGGATCGAGCGGCTGGGTTACCGGCGCTACCTGGCCGTCTGCATGTTCGCCTTCGCCCTGGGCGGCGTGGGCGCGGCGCTGTGCGACAGCTCGATGCAGCTCACGCTGGCGCGCGCCGTGCAGGGCTACTTCGTCGGCCCGATGCTCGGCGCCTGCCGCATCCTGATCCAGATCGGCATTCCGCCCGCGCGCCGCGCCAAGGCGCTGAAGGCGTTCATGGTGCTGATCGTCTTCGGCGGCGCGCTGGCGCCCATCGCGGGCGCCTTTCTCGTGACCAACTTCGACTGGCGCTGGCTGTTCGCGAGCACCGCGCCGGCCGCGGCGCTCATCGGGCTGCTCGTGCTCTGGACGCTGCCCGACATCGGCGACGTCGAGCCGCACGAGCGCACCGAGCCGCACTACGTCGCCTACGTGGTGTTCGCGCTCGCGCAGGCCGCGCTGCAGGTGGTGCTGACGCGCTCGCACTTCGAGCTGTTCACTGGCTCGCCAGCGCTGATCGGCCTCACCATCGCCGGCGTGGCGGGGCTTGCGTGGTTCGGCTGGCAGCAATGGCAACACCCCGCGCCGCTGGTGCGGCTGCATGCGCTGCGCAACGCATCGTTTCGCGTGGGGCTGGCACTCTACGTCGTCTACTACTACCTCTCGACGGGCTTCAGCTACCTGCTGCCGCGGATGATGGAAGGCGGGCTCGGCTTCACCGTGGGAAACACCGGCTATTTCACGGGCGCGGCCTCGCTCGCGACCGGGCTGCTGGTGTTCGTCTACCTGAAGTACTCGGCGCGGTTGGCGCGCAAGAAATGGCTCATCGTCACGGGCTTCGGTATTGCGGCGCTGGCGGCGTGGTGGCTGTCGCGGGTCACGCCGCAGGCGGGGCGCGAGGCCTTGCTGGTACCGCTGCTGTTGCGCGGGCTGCTGATGCTGTTCGTCGTGCTGCCGGTGGCGAACCTCACCTTCAAGCCATTCGCGGCAGAGGAGTTCGCGCACGGCTACCGGCTCAAAAACCTCGTGCGCCAGTTGGCGATTTCATTCGCGACCTCGAGCGTGATCGCGCTGCAGCAGCATCGGCTGGCGCTGCACGAGGTGCGGCTCGGCGAATCGGCCAATGCCGCGAACGCGAGCTTCATGCAGGCGCTGGATTCGTTGACCCGTGGGTTCGCGGCGGTGGGCCACGCTGCCGGTGAGGCGCATGCCATGGCGCTGGGCACGCTGTACCGCACGCTCGAACAGCAGGCCACGTTCATGGCCTCGCTGGACGGGTTCACCGCGATGGCGGTGGTTGCACTGGCGGCAGGAATCTTCGCTGCGTGGCAGCGAACGATCGACTGA
- a CDS encoding PilT/PilU family type 4a pilus ATPase, with translation MERDQASQFINDLLKLMVSRNGSDLFITADFPPAIKVDGKVTKVSQQALGAPHTLALTRSIMNDRQTAEFERTKECNFAISPTGIGRFRVNAFVQQGKVGMVLRTIPAKLPTIDGLGMPQILKDVSMTKRGLTIMVGATGSGKSTTLAAMIDWRNENSYGHIVTVEDPVEFVHPHKNCVVTQREVGIDTDSWEAALKNTLRQAPDVILMGEIRDRETMEHAVAFAETGHLCMATLHANSANQALDRIINFFPEERRAQLLMDLSLNLRSLVSQRLVPTEDGQGRVAAVEVLLNTPLISDLIFKGEVGEIKEIMRKSRNLGMQTFDQALFDLFESHSITFEDAIRNADSANDLRLQIKLNSQRARSTDLAAGTEHFAIV, from the coding sequence ATGGAACGCGATCAAGCCAGCCAGTTCATCAACGACCTGCTCAAGCTCATGGTGAGCCGAAACGGCAGCGACTTGTTCATCACCGCCGACTTTCCGCCGGCCATCAAGGTCGACGGCAAGGTCACCAAAGTGTCGCAGCAGGCGCTGGGCGCGCCGCACACGCTGGCGCTCACGCGCTCGATCATGAACGACCGCCAGACGGCGGAGTTCGAGCGCACCAAGGAATGCAACTTCGCGATCTCGCCGACCGGCATCGGCCGCTTCCGCGTGAACGCCTTCGTGCAGCAGGGCAAGGTCGGCATGGTGCTGCGGACCATTCCCGCCAAGCTGCCGACCATCGACGGCCTGGGCATGCCGCAGATTCTGAAAGACGTGTCGATGACCAAGCGCGGCCTCACCATCATGGTGGGCGCCACGGGTTCGGGCAAGTCGACCACGCTGGCCGCGATGATCGACTGGCGCAACGAAAATTCGTACGGCCACATCGTGACGGTGGAAGACCCGGTCGAGTTCGTGCACCCGCACAAGAACTGCGTGGTGACGCAGCGCGAAGTGGGCATCGATACCGACAGCTGGGAAGCCGCGCTGAAGAACACGCTGCGCCAGGCGCCCGACGTGATCCTGATGGGCGAAATCCGCGACCGCGAGACCATGGAGCACGCCGTGGCCTTCGCCGAAACCGGCCACCTTTGCATGGCCACGCTGCACGCCAACAGCGCCAACCAGGCGCTGGACCGGATCATCAACTTCTTCCCCGAAGAGCGTCGCGCGCAGCTGCTGATGGACCTGTCGCTGAACCTGCGCTCGCTGGTCTCGCAGCGGCTGGTGCCAACCGAAGACGGCCAGGGCCGGGTGGCCGCTGTTGAAGTGCTGCTGAACACGCCGCTGATTTCCGACCTGATCTTCAAGGGCGAAGTGGGCGAGATCAAGGAGATCATGCGCAAGAGCCGCAACCTGGGCATGCAGACTTTCGACCAGGCGCTGTTCGACCTGTTCGAAAGCCACTCGATCACCTTCGAAGATGCCATCCGCAACGCGGACTCGGCAAACGACCTGCGGCTGCAGATCAAGCTGAACAGCCAGCGTGCGCGCAGCACAGACCTGGCCGCCGGCACCGAGCACTTCGCTATCGTTTAA
- a CDS encoding type IV pilus twitching motility protein PilT has protein sequence MDITQLLAFSVKNKASDLHLSAGLPPMIRVNGDVRRINVDALDHKGVHAMVYDIMSDTHRKHYEEFLEVDFSFEIDGLARFRVNAFNQARGAAAVFRTIPSKILTLEQLNAPKIFGELALKPRGLVLVTGPTGSGKSTTLAAMVNYLNENEYGHILTVEDPIEFVHESKKCLINQREVGPMTLSFSNALRSALREDPDAILVGELRDLETIRLAMTAAETGHLVFGTLHTSSAAKTIDRIIDVFPGEEKEMIRAMLSESLQAVISQTLCKTKDGQGRVAAHEIMLGTPAIRNLIREAKVAQMYSTIQTGQGSGMQTLDQNLTELVRRNTISAAEARGKAKIPENFPG, from the coding sequence GTGGACATCACCCAATTGCTGGCGTTCAGCGTCAAGAACAAAGCCTCCGACCTGCATCTTTCCGCAGGCCTGCCGCCCATGATCCGCGTGAACGGCGACGTGCGCCGCATCAACGTCGACGCACTCGATCACAAGGGCGTGCACGCCATGGTGTACGACATCATGAGCGACACGCACCGCAAGCACTACGAAGAGTTCCTGGAGGTCGACTTCTCGTTCGAGATCGACGGCCTCGCGCGCTTCCGCGTGAACGCCTTCAACCAGGCACGTGGCGCGGCCGCGGTGTTCCGGACCATTCCCTCGAAGATCCTGACGCTGGAGCAGCTGAACGCACCGAAGATTTTCGGCGAACTCGCGCTCAAGCCGCGCGGGCTGGTGCTGGTGACGGGCCCCACGGGCTCGGGCAAGTCGACCACGCTGGCCGCCATGGTCAACTACCTCAACGAGAACGAATACGGCCACATCCTCACGGTGGAAGACCCGATCGAGTTCGTGCACGAGTCGAAGAAGTGCCTGATCAACCAGCGCGAAGTCGGCCCGATGACGCTGTCGTTCTCGAACGCGCTGCGCTCCGCCCTGCGCGAAGACCCGGACGCCATCCTGGTGGGCGAGTTGCGCGACCTCGAAACCATCCGCCTCGCCATGACCGCGGCCGAAACGGGCCACCTGGTGTTCGGCACGCTGCACACCTCTTCCGCCGCCAAGACCATCGACCGGATCATCGACGTGTTCCCCGGCGAAGAAAAGGAAATGATCCGCGCAATGCTGTCGGAATCACTGCAGGCAGTGATCTCGCAGACGCTGTGTAAGACCAAGGACGGCCAGGGCCGCGTGGCAGCGCACGAGATCATGCTGGGCACGCCCGCCATCCGCAACCTGATCCGCGAGGCCAAGGTGGCGCAGATGTACTCCACCATCCAGACCGGCCAGGGCTCGGGCATGCAGACGCTCGACCAGAACCTGACAGAGCTGGTGCGCCGCAATACCATCTCGGCAGCCGAAGCCCGCGGCAAGGCGAAGATCCCCGAAAACTTCCCGGGCTGA
- a CDS encoding YggS family pyridoxal phosphate-dependent enzyme, translating into MTMIGDDLQQVNSRIAKACVTAGRDPGEVRLLAVSKTFGPEAVREAHAVGQSAFGENYVQEGLDKIEALADLRAALEWHCIGPLQSNKTRPVAEHFDWVHSIDRLKIAERLSAQRPASLPPLNVCLQVNVDGGANKSGVPPEEALALARAVAALPQLWLRGLMAIPEPAADFEAQRALCLRAHAVYQSIRDAGIELDTLSLGMSADLEAAISAGSTMVRVGTAIFGGRARSHP; encoded by the coding sequence ATGACGATGATTGGCGACGACCTCCAGCAAGTAAACAGCCGGATCGCAAAGGCATGTGTAACGGCCGGCCGCGACCCGGGCGAGGTGCGGCTGCTGGCGGTGTCAAAGACCTTCGGGCCGGAGGCGGTGCGCGAGGCGCATGCGGTGGGCCAGTCGGCCTTCGGCGAGAACTACGTGCAGGAAGGTCTGGACAAGATCGAAGCCCTCGCCGATCTGCGCGCTGCCCTCGAATGGCACTGCATCGGCCCTCTGCAAAGCAACAAGACGCGGCCCGTGGCCGAGCACTTCGACTGGGTCCACAGCATCGACCGGCTGAAGATTGCCGAGCGCCTGTCGGCCCAGCGGCCGGCTTCGCTGCCGCCGCTCAATGTATGCCTTCAGGTTAATGTGGACGGCGGTGCCAACAAGTCAGGCGTGCCGCCGGAAGAGGCGCTGGCTCTGGCACGCGCTGTGGCGGCTTTGCCACAGCTTTGGCTGCGCGGGCTCATGGCGATCCCCGAACCGGCGGCGGATTTCGAGGCGCAGCGCGCGTTGTGCCTGCGCGCGCATGCGGTGTACCAGTCGATTCGCGACGCGGGCATCGAACTCGACACGCTGTCGCTCGGCATGAGTGCCGATCTTGAAGCGGCGATCAGCGCGGGCAGCACGATGGTGCGTGTCGGCACGGCGATCTTCGGTGGCCGGGCGCGCTCACACCCCTAG
- a CDS encoding Lrp/AsnC ligand binding domain-containing protein — protein sequence MLDLDRIDLRLLKILQEDGRITNLKLAEAVALSPTAVLARVQRLTRDGFIQGYEARLDPHKLGRGFTVFVEVLLDRTTPNVFDQFKAAVQVRDEIMECHMVAGGFDYLLKTRMADMAAYREFAGTVLWQLPGVRETRTYAVMEEVKSSARLPLGV from the coding sequence ATGCTCGACCTGGACCGCATCGATCTCCGGCTGCTGAAGATCCTTCAGGAGGACGGACGCATCACCAACCTCAAGCTGGCCGAGGCGGTAGCGCTCTCGCCCACCGCGGTGCTGGCGCGGGTGCAGCGGCTCACACGCGACGGCTTCATCCAGGGCTACGAGGCGCGGCTCGATCCGCACAAGCTGGGCCGCGGCTTCACCGTCTTCGTCGAGGTGCTGCTCGACCGCACCACGCCCAATGTGTTCGACCAGTTCAAGGCGGCGGTGCAGGTGCGCGACGAGATCATGGAATGCCACATGGTCGCGGGCGGCTTCGACTACCTGCTCAAGACCCGCATGGCCGACATGGCCGCCTACCGCGAGTTCGCGGGCACCGTGCTGTGGCAATTGCCCGGCGTGCGCGAGACGCGGACTTATGCGGTGATGGAAGAAGTGAAGAGCAGCGCGCGCCTGCCGCTAGGGGTGTGA
- a CDS encoding Glu/Leu/Phe/Val family dehydrogenase: MSEKLSFVNPTANSPWGTYLSQVDRVVPYLGPLARWVETLKRPKRALIVDVPIEMDDGTIAHFEGYRVQHNMSRGPGKGGVRFHPDVTLEEVMALSAWMTIKTAAVNLPYGGAKGGIRVDPKKLSLQELEKITRRYTSEIGIIIGPHTDIPAPDVNTNGQIMAWMMDTYSMNVGGTATGVVTGKPLHLGGSLGRVKATGRGVFVTGREAARRLGMDLRGARIAVQGFGNVGSVAAELFAEAGAKIVAVQDHTGTIVNTNGLDLAKLIPVANKEGVVAFKSGGDIVPNEDFWNVACDILIPAALEGQITAERAQKTTAKLVLEGANGPTVPTADDILAERGVLVVPDVICNAGGVTVSYFEWVQDFSSFFWDEDEINVRLDRIMMNALNQIWDTADKHKITLRTATYAVACERILMARQERGLYP; the protein is encoded by the coding sequence ATGAGCGAAAAACTCTCCTTCGTCAATCCGACCGCGAACAGCCCGTGGGGCACCTATCTCTCGCAGGTCGACCGCGTCGTGCCGTACCTCGGCCCGCTGGCCCGCTGGGTCGAAACCCTGAAGCGCCCCAAGCGCGCGCTGATCGTCGACGTGCCGATCGAGATGGACGACGGCACCATCGCCCACTTCGAGGGCTACCGCGTGCAGCACAACATGAGCCGCGGCCCGGGCAAGGGCGGCGTGCGCTTCCACCCCGACGTCACGCTCGAAGAAGTGATGGCCCTGTCGGCCTGGATGACCATCAAGACCGCGGCCGTCAACCTGCCGTACGGCGGCGCCAAGGGCGGCATCCGCGTCGACCCCAAGAAGCTGTCGCTGCAGGAGCTGGAAAAGATCACCCGCCGCTACACCAGCGAGATCGGCATCATCATCGGCCCGCACACCGACATCCCCGCGCCCGACGTCAATACCAACGGCCAGATCATGGCGTGGATGATGGACACCTACTCGATGAACGTCGGCGGCACCGCCACCGGCGTCGTCACCGGCAAGCCACTGCACCTGGGCGGCTCGCTGGGCCGCGTGAAGGCCACAGGCCGCGGCGTGTTCGTCACCGGCCGTGAAGCCGCCCGACGCCTGGGCATGGACCTGCGCGGCGCACGCATTGCGGTGCAGGGCTTCGGCAACGTGGGCTCGGTCGCGGCTGAGCTGTTCGCGGAAGCGGGCGCGAAGATCGTCGCGGTGCAGGACCACACCGGCACCATCGTCAACACCAACGGCCTCGACCTGGCCAAGCTGATCCCGGTGGCCAACAAGGAAGGCGTGGTCGCCTTCAAGTCCGGCGGCGACATCGTGCCGAACGAAGACTTCTGGAACGTCGCCTGCGACATCCTGATCCCGGCCGCCCTCGAAGGCCAGATCACCGCCGAGCGCGCGCAGAAGACCACCGCCAAGCTGGTGCTCGAAGGCGCCAACGGCCCCACCGTGCCGACCGCTGACGACATCCTCGCCGAGCGCGGCGTGCTGGTCGTGCCCGACGTGATCTGCAACGCCGGCGGCGTGACGGTGAGCTACTTCGAATGGGTGCAGGACTTCTCGTCCTTCTTCTGGGACGAAGACGAAATCAACGTGCGCCTGGACCGCATCATGATGAACGCGCTCAACCAGATCTGGGACACGGCAGACAAGCACAAGATCACGCTGCGCACGGCGACGTATGCGGTGGCTTGCGAGCGCATCCTGATGGCTCGTCAAGAGCGCGGCCTGTACCCCTGA
- a CDS encoding nucleoside/nucleotide kinase family protein: MSTIPAQKLPPLPADSAARLQALMAGGQRKLLGLVGAPGAGKSTLAAALLQLVGVDRAQVVPMDGFHLANVELQRLGRSGRKGAPDTFDSAGYVALLQRLREQRPDGDIVYAPEFRREIEEPIAGAIAVLPTTQLVISEGNYLLHDVGPWAGAAAMFDEVWYVDIDDAVREERLVRRHQQFGRSAEEARAWVASTDAPNARLIAATRVRAHHVLPWS, encoded by the coding sequence ATGAGCACCATCCCCGCGCAGAAACTTCCTCCTCTCCCAGCGGACAGCGCCGCCCGCCTGCAGGCCCTGATGGCCGGCGGGCAGCGCAAGCTGCTGGGGCTGGTCGGCGCACCCGGTGCGGGCAAGTCCACGCTCGCGGCGGCGCTGCTTCAATTGGTGGGCGTTGACCGCGCCCAGGTCGTCCCCATGGACGGCTTCCACCTCGCCAACGTCGAGCTGCAACGGCTTGGCCGTTCCGGCCGCAAGGGCGCGCCCGACACCTTCGACAGCGCCGGCTATGTCGCGCTGCTGCAGCGCCTGCGCGAGCAGCGGCCCGATGGCGACATCGTCTACGCCCCCGAATTCCGCCGCGAGATCGAGGAGCCGATTGCCGGCGCCATCGCCGTGCTGCCCACGACGCAGCTTGTCATCAGCGAAGGCAACTACCTGCTGCACGACGTCGGTCCGTGGGCCGGCGCGGCGGCGATGTTCGACGAGGTCTGGTACGTGGACATCGACGATGCGGTGCGCGAAGAGCGCCTGGTGCGGCGCCACCAGCAGTTCGGCCGCAGCGCCGAGGAAGCGCGCGCTTGGGTGGCGAGCACCGATGCGCCCAATGCACGGCTGATCGCGGCGACGCGGGTGCGGGCGCATCACGTGCTGCCCTGGTCCTGA